In one Bradyrhizobium cosmicum genomic region, the following are encoded:
- a CDS encoding multidrug effflux MFS transporter produces the protein MHGMISKPPETAKNIATSRVVLLLLVVMTGIAPISLYMLVPALPVLATNFGSDISIAQMTVSLYMVGIALSQLIMGPLSDRFGRRPVLLGGLALMVAASVGCIFAQTLPQLIAARFFQALGGAAGMVVSRAIIRDIYERDRVASMISLVVAALMIGQMVSPLTGGLIETAFGWRAIFYAITIAAIIVAIGIAVALPETRRTRAAGSGFRGDVGMLIRNRAFVGYVMCQVLASQIIFTFAGGGPYVVVTQMGRTSAEYGAWFATTGFAYLVGNLLCVRFAPRHSLEKLIWLGLGLQLCGSLLNLLWSFTGWNEAPAWLFGTQMIVMAGNAFVMANSAAGAISIRPEAAGTASGAMGFLQQGIGALMSQFGAYLGGHSATTLPLTSAVLAISLLCACMMIFVVPRREVVVSEELIERAEEEEGGMM, from the coding sequence ATGCACGGCATGATCAGCAAACCGCCGGAAACGGCGAAAAACATCGCGACCTCGCGCGTGGTGTTGCTGCTGCTGGTCGTCATGACCGGCATCGCGCCGATTTCGCTCTACATGCTGGTTCCGGCGCTGCCGGTGCTGGCGACCAATTTCGGCAGCGACATCTCGATCGCGCAGATGACCGTGTCGCTCTACATGGTCGGCATCGCGCTGTCGCAGCTGATCATGGGGCCTCTGTCGGACAGGTTCGGGCGGCGCCCGGTGCTGCTGGGCGGCCTCGCATTGATGGTGGCAGCCAGCGTCGGCTGCATCTTCGCGCAAACCCTGCCGCAACTGATCGCCGCGCGCTTCTTCCAGGCGCTGGGCGGCGCCGCCGGCATGGTGGTGAGCCGCGCGATCATCCGCGACATCTACGAGCGCGACCGCGTCGCCTCCATGATCAGCCTCGTGGTCGCCGCGCTGATGATCGGGCAGATGGTCTCCCCGCTGACCGGCGGCCTGATCGAGACCGCATTCGGCTGGCGCGCGATCTTCTACGCCATCACCATTGCCGCGATCATCGTCGCCATCGGCATCGCGGTCGCGCTGCCGGAGACGCGCCGCACCCGCGCGGCCGGCAGCGGCTTTCGCGGCGACGTCGGCATGCTGATCCGCAACCGCGCCTTCGTCGGCTATGTCATGTGCCAGGTGCTGGCCTCGCAGATCATCTTCACCTTTGCCGGCGGCGGTCCCTACGTCGTGGTGACGCAGATGGGGCGGACCAGCGCCGAATACGGCGCGTGGTTCGCGACGACAGGTTTCGCCTACCTCGTCGGGAACCTGCTCTGCGTGCGCTTCGCGCCCAGGCACTCGCTCGAGAAGCTGATCTGGCTCGGGCTCGGATTGCAGCTCTGCGGCAGCCTGCTGAACCTGCTCTGGAGCTTTACGGGGTGGAACGAAGCGCCCGCCTGGCTGTTCGGCACGCAGATGATCGTGATGGCCGGCAATGCCTTCGTGATGGCGAACTCGGCCGCCGGCGCGATCAGCATCCGCCCCGAAGCCGCCGGCACTGCGTCAGGCGCGATGGGCTTTCTCCAGCAGGGCATCGGCGCGCTGATGTCGCAGTTCGGCGCCTATCTCGGCGGCCACTCCGCCACCACGCTGCCGCTCACGTCCGCCGTGCTGGCGATCTCGCTGCTCTGCGCCTGCATGATGATCTTCGTCGTGCCGCGGCGGGAGGTGGTGGTAAGCGAGGAGCTGATCGAACGGGCGGAAGAGGAAGAGGGCGGGATGATGTAG
- a CDS encoding aminopeptidase P family protein, protein MFEAHFQTFEEPEAGVALTARLAALREELARRKLTGFVIPRADQQQNEYVPPSEERLAWLSGFTGSAGLAVVLIHEAAVFVDGRYTIQAGKQVDARVWAVESLIDPPPESWVSAHLKAGDRLGFDPWLHTFAAAERLAAACAKAGAELVAVDSNPVDAIWQDRPQPPLAPVAVHSLQNAGVAEAEKLTQIRSEIARLGVDALVLSDSHAVAWTFNIRGADVAHTPLPLSYALVPKDGRPTIFIDHRKLSNLTRDHLEQSADVREPDAMAPTLMALAKSGAAIALDNATAADALSRLIAGAGGKPVRGNDPIALLKAVKNATEIKGTQTAHRRDAIALARFLAFIDKEAASGKLTEIDAVEALETFRRDTGALKDVSFPTISGTGPNGAIVHYRVTRKSNRRIVPGDLLLIDSGAQYEDGTTDVTRTMAVGETTAEMRDRFTRVLRGHIAIARAIFPDGTTGAQLDTLARQYLWAAGVDFEHGTGHGVGSYLSVHEGPARISKLGTTPLKRGMILSNEPGYYKTDGFGIRIENLELVVEAEIKGAEKPMNAFETLTLAPIDRRLIDVTMLGKDELDWLNAYHARVRAEVRPALDEATRAWLDQATAELKP, encoded by the coding sequence ATGTTCGAAGCGCACTTCCAGACTTTCGAGGAGCCCGAGGCCGGCGTCGCACTGACGGCGCGCCTGGCAGCGCTCCGCGAAGAACTCGCCCGCCGCAAGCTGACCGGCTTCGTCATTCCGCGCGCCGACCAGCAGCAGAACGAATATGTGCCGCCCTCGGAAGAGCGGCTGGCCTGGCTGAGCGGTTTTACGGGCTCGGCGGGATTGGCGGTGGTGCTGATCCATGAAGCCGCGGTCTTCGTCGACGGCCGCTATACGATTCAGGCCGGCAAGCAGGTGGACGCAAGGGTCTGGGCGGTGGAATCGCTGATCGATCCGCCGCCGGAAAGCTGGGTCTCGGCGCACCTGAAGGCCGGCGACCGCCTCGGATTTGATCCATGGCTGCACACTTTTGCGGCAGCCGAGCGCCTTGCCGCCGCCTGCGCCAAGGCCGGCGCCGAACTGGTCGCGGTCGACAGCAATCCAGTCGATGCGATCTGGCAGGACCGGCCGCAGCCGCCGCTCGCTCCCGTCGCCGTGCATAGCCTGCAGAATGCCGGCGTCGCCGAGGCCGAGAAGCTCACGCAGATCAGAAGCGAAATCGCCAGGCTCGGTGTCGATGCGCTGGTGCTGTCCGACAGCCATGCCGTGGCCTGGACCTTCAACATCCGCGGCGCCGACGTCGCGCACACGCCGCTGCCGCTGTCCTACGCGCTGGTGCCCAAGGACGGCCGCCCCACCATCTTCATCGACCACCGCAAGCTTTCGAACCTGACGCGCGATCACCTCGAACAATCCGCCGACGTGCGCGAGCCCGATGCGATGGCGCCGACGCTGATGGCGCTGGCCAAGAGCGGCGCGGCGATCGCGCTCGACAATGCCACCGCGGCCGACGCCCTCAGCCGGCTGATCGCGGGCGCCGGCGGCAAGCCGGTCCGCGGCAACGATCCGATTGCGCTGCTCAAGGCCGTCAAGAACGCGACCGAGATCAAGGGCACGCAGACGGCGCACCGGCGCGACGCGATCGCGCTGGCGCGCTTCCTCGCCTTCATCGACAAGGAGGCGGCAAGCGGCAAGCTCACCGAGATCGACGCGGTCGAGGCGCTGGAGACGTTCCGCCGCGACACCGGCGCACTGAAGGACGTGTCGTTCCCGACCATCTCCGGCACCGGCCCGAATGGCGCCATCGTGCACTACCGCGTCACCCGCAAAAGCAACCGGCGGATCGTGCCCGGCGATTTGCTGTTGATCGATTCCGGCGCGCAGTATGAAGACGGCACCACCGACGTCACCCGCACCATGGCCGTGGGCGAGACCACGGCCGAGATGCGCGACCGTTTCACCCGCGTGCTGCGCGGCCATATCGCGATAGCGCGCGCCATCTTCCCCGACGGCACCACCGGCGCGCAGCTCGACACGCTGGCGCGGCAATATCTGTGGGCCGCCGGCGTCGATTTCGAGCACGGCACTGGCCACGGCGTCGGCAGCTATCTCTCGGTTCACGAGGGGCCGGCGCGGATCTCGAAGCTCGGCACCACGCCGCTGAAGCGCGGCATGATCCTTTCCAACGAGCCCGGCTATTACAAGACCGACGGTTTCGGCATCCGCATCGAGAACCTCGAGCTGGTGGTTGAAGCCGAGATCAAGGGCGCCGAGAAGCCGATGAACGCGTTCGAGACGCTGACGCTGGCGCCGATCGACCGCCGGCTGATCGATGTCACGATGCTGGGCAAGGACGAACTCGACTGGCTGAACGCCTACCACGCCCGCGTGCGGGCCGAGGTGCGGCCGGCGCTGGACGAGGCGACCAGGGCCTGGCTCGATCAGGCCACGGCGGAGCTGAAGCCTTAG